From Triticum aestivum cultivar Chinese Spring chromosome 4A, IWGSC CS RefSeq v2.1, whole genome shotgun sequence, a single genomic window includes:
- the LOC123084686 gene encoding metal transporter Nramp5, with product MEIEREAPSSERGRSWRANAVQDVQDGKKFEDGDETLVKEPAWKRFLSHVGPGFMVSLAYLDPGNLETDLQAGANHRYELLWVILIGLIFALIIQSLAANLGVVTGKHLAEICKTEYPKPVMICLWLLAEVAVIAADIPEVIGTAFAFYLLFRIPVWIGVLITGSSTLLLLGLQRYGVRKLEFLISMLVFVMAACFFGELSIVKPPAKEVLKGLFIPKLKGNGATGDAIALLGALVMPHNLFLHSALVLSRKTPSSVRGIKDACRFFLYESGFALFVALLINIAVISVSGTVCFGENLSAEDIDKCSDLSLDNSSFLLKNVLGRSSSIVYGVALLASGQSSTITGTYAGQYIMQGFLDIKMKTWLRNLMTRCIAIAPSLVVSIIGGSNGAGRLIIIASMILSFELPFALIPLLKFSSSSSKMGPHKNSIYIIVFSWTLGLMLIGINVYFLSTSFMGWLINSSLPTYAKVLVGVVVCPLMLVYLVAVVYLTFRKDTVVTFVADSCKADAEKAAGGSGEDDDEPVPYREDLADIPLPAHSTG from the exons ATGGAGATCGAGCGGGAGGCGCCGAGCAGCGAGAGGGGGAGGAGCTGGCGAGCCAACGCCGTGCAAGATGTGCAGGATGGCAAGAAGTTTGAAGACGGTGATGAGACGCTCGTCAAG GAGCCGGCATGGAAGCGATTCCTCTCCCATGTTGGGCCCGGGTTCATGGTGTCCCTGGCCTATCTAGATCCTGGCAACT TGGAGACGGACCTGCAAGCCGGCGCCAACCACAGATATGAG CTCCTCTGGGTGATTCTGATTGGCCTTATCTTCGCGCTCATCATACAATCACTAGCAGCTAACCTTGGCGTGGTTACAG GAAAGCATCTCGCGGAGATATGCAAGACCGAGTATCCAAAGCCGGTGATGATCTGCCTGTGGCTTCTTGCGGAGGTGGCGGTGATCGCCGCCGATATCCCGGAAG TGATTGGGACAGCATTCGCTTTCTACCTCTTGTTCCGCATACCTGTGTGGATCGGGGTTCTCATCACCGGCTCCAgcacgctcctcctccttggcctacAAAGATATGGAGTGCGCAAGCTCGAGTTTCTGATCTCCATGCTGGTTTTCGTCATGGCCGCATGCTTCTTCGGAGAGCTGAGCATAGTGAAGCCTCCGGCGAAGGAGGTCCTCAAGGGTCTGTTCATTCCCAAGCTCAAGGGGAATGGCGCCACCGGAGATGCCATTGCCCTCCTTGGAGCTCTAGTTATGCC TCACAACTTGTTCTTGCATTCGGCGTTGGTGCTGTCCAGGAAGACGCCGTCATCAGTAAGAGGAATCAAG GATGCTTGCAGGTTCTTCCTGTACGAGAGCGGCTTCGCGCTGTTCGTGGCGCTGCTCATCAACATAGCCGTCATTTCTGTCTCCGGGACCGTCTGCTTCGGGGAGAACCTCTCGGCGGAGGACATCGACAAATGCAGTGACCTCAGTCTGGACAACTCCTCATTTCTGCTCAAG AACGTGCTGGGCAGATCCAGCTCGATCGTGTACGGGGTGGCGCTGTTAGCCTCAGGGCAAAGCTCGACCATTACCGGCACATATGCCGGCCAGTACATCATGCAG GGGTTCTTGGACATCAAGATGAAGACGTGGCTGAGGAACCTGATGACACGCTGCATCGCCATTGCGCCCAGCCTGGTGGTCTCCATCATCGGCGGGTCGAATGGCGCCGGCCGTCTCATCATCATCGCGTCG ATGATACTGTCGTTTGAGCTGCCGTTTGCACTCATCCCGCTTCTCAagttcagcagcagcagcagcaagatgGGCCCGCACAAGAACTCCATCTAC ATCATCGTGTTCTCGTGGACGCTTGGGCTGATGCTCATCGGCATCAACGTCTACTTCCTCAGCACCAGCTTCATGGGGTGGCTCATCAACAGCTCGCTGCCCACGTACGCCAAGGTGCTCGTCGGAGTCGTCGTCTGCCCTCTCATGCTCGTCTACCTGGTCGCCGTCGTCTACCTCACCTTCAGGAAGGACACCGTCGTCACCTTCGTCGCCGACTCGTGCAAGGCCGACGCGGAGAAGGCGGCGGGCGGCAGCGGGGAGGACGACGACGAGCCCGTGCCCTACCGGGAGGACTTGGCAGACATACCGCTCCCGGCCCACAGCACAGGCTAG
- the LOC123084687 gene encoding uncharacterized protein — MLGNSLLAEEELALASRCGLFSSSMQQSHTSTCPTITYEEALRRELEYRRRLERTHPHLLIALNEAPALSRETCTDSTPDVLKRKLTPESNMPSPQSSFNFTAARSQPANWYPPKKKVIVRQPASQAMQAVQIPRTNSVPSFWCKICKVDCVTEFNFGAHIGGKKHKLKKQLILGNMNTGRPGTGSQFAGNTNRGPSENAVSGSRNDEPNAGSSSIAGPSSSVSSGSRPSEANP; from the exons ATGTTAGGGAATTCTTTGCTAGCTGAGGAAGAACTGGCGCTTGCAAGTAGATGTGGTTTGTTCTCATCAAGCATGCAACAGTCTCACACATCGACCTGTCCTACTATCACATATGAAGAAGCTCTTAGAAGGGAACTGGAATATCGGCGAAGGTTGGAACGTACTCATCCACATCTGTTGATTGCTCTTAATGAAGCTCCTGCGCTATCCAGA GAGACCTGTACAGATTCAACACCTGATGTGTTGAAGAGAAAGTTAACTCCTGAGAGTAATATGCCTTCACCGCAGTCAAGCTTTAATTTCACCGCCGCAAGAAGCCAGCCAGCAAATTGGTACCCCCCAAAGAAAAAAGTAATTGTTCGACAGCCTGCATCACAGGCTATGCAGGCTGTTCAAATACCCAGAACAAATTCTGTACCTTCCTTTTGGTGCAAAATATGCAAGGTGGATTGTGTCACTGAATTCAATTTCGGCGCCCATATTGGAGGGAAAAAGCACAAACTTAAGAAGCAACTGATTCTTGGTAATATGAACACTGGAAGACCTGGCACTGGCAGTCAGTTTGCGGGTAACACAAACCGTGGACCAAGTGAGAATGCAGTTTCTGGAAGTAGAAATGATGAACCAAATGCAGGTAGCAGCAGTATTGCTGGACCAAGCAGCAGCGTGTCCTCTGGAAGCAGACCCAGCGAAGCAAACCCCTGA